The genomic DNA TGCAGCATAAACAATGCTTTAAACTGGTTAAAAATGAAAACAAATACGGAAGTAAAACAAATTGAAAAATTAGAATCAGCCTACATTTCTCATAAAGGAAAAATGGAAGTTATCGGAAGTATCTATAACAAATTGGTTAAATGGGCAGCTCCAAAAGGCTTGATGAATTCAAAAACAAAAATGCTTACTATTTATCATGACAGCCCTAAAATTACAGATCCAAATAATATAAGAATGAGTGCTTGTATTGTTCTTAACAATCCTATAAAAATTGATGGAGAAGTAAATTTACGAACCATAGCATCTACAAAAAGCATTGTCTCTAGGTTAGAAATTACTCCCAACGAATTTCAGCAAGCTTGGGAAGCTAATTTTGTTTGGATGGTTGAAAATGGTTATAAAAAATCGAAAATTGATCCTTTTGAAATCTATTATAACAATGCAGCAGAACACCCAGAAAACAAGTTTATTGTAGACCTATGTATTCCTATTTTGTAAAATATTAATCATGAAACACGAATGGAGAAAAAAGGAAAAACAAGTTTATATTCCTAAAGGAAAACCTGAACAAATAAAAATTTCTGAATATAATTTTTTTACTATTTCCGGAAAGGGGAACCCAAATAGTAAACATTTTTCAGAATATATTAGCGTACTATATTCTTTGTCTTATGGCGTTAAAATGGGATTAAAGAAAAACCCTATTTTAGAAGAATATTATGACTATACTGTATACCCTTTAGAAGGTATTTGGGATATTTCTGATGAAGCAAAAAAAACTTACAAAGAAGCTTCAAAACTAAATAAAGACGATTTGGTTTTTACATTAATGATAAGACAACCTAGTTTTGTTACCAAAAAACATGCTTTAGATACAATTAAACAGGTGAAATTAAAGAAACCAAACCCTTTATTATCGCTAGTAAAATTCGAGAAAATCACAGAAGGTAATTGCATACAAATGCTACACGTTGGTTCTTATGACGATGAAGCAAGAACATTTAAAATAATGGAAGAGTTTGCAGAAAATTCAAATTTAAAAAGACAATCGAAAGTTCATCGAGAAATATACTTGTCCGATTTTAGAAAAGTCTCTACAGAAAAACTAAAAACGGTATTGCGATTTAAATTAAAATAATTCATTTTTACAATTCATCATTTAAAAATTACAACTCGGTATTTGTTTTTATTTTATAATAAAACAACGCTACATCTTTGTATCATCAAAAACCAACTACTGATGAAACGCGTATTATTTATTCTACTAACAATTTGTCAATTTTCATTAATTGCACAAACAACAATCTCTGGTAAAGTTACAGACTCAAAAAACACTCCTATTTTTGGAGCAAATGTTTATTTAGACGGAACTTATGATGGAACCTCAACAAACCAAAAAGGAGAATTTTCTTTTTCTACATCAGAAAAAGGAACACAAACTTTAGTAATCTCTTTTATCTCCTTTGAAACCTATATTAAAACTACGGATGTTTCATTCTTCAAAAATTTAAAAATAAAACTAAGAGACGATGTTAATTCTCTGGATGCCGTGGTTATAAATGCTGGAACTTTTGAAGCTGGTGAAAAAGCAAAAGTTACCGTTTTAAAACCTTTAGACATTGTTACCACCGCAAGTGCTTTAGGCGATGTTATGGGTGCTTTGCAGACACTTCCCGGAACCTCTACAGTAGATGAAGATGGACGCCTTTTTGTTCGTGGTGGCGAAGCAGAAGAAACTCAAATTTTTATAGACGGAATTCGTGTTTTTACGCCTTATGCTGCCTCAGCAAAAAACATTCCTACTCGCGGACGCTTTTCCCCTTTCTTATTTAAAGGAATCTCTTTTTCTACGGGTGGGTATTCCGCAGAATACGGACAAGCATTATCGAGCGTTCTACAATTAAATACTATTGATGAACCTTTGGAAGAAAAAACAGATTTGTCTTTTATGACATTAGGTTTAGGTGTTGGAAACACACAAATATGGGGTAATAATTCACTTAGTGTAAATACTTCTTATATTAATTTAGCGCCTTATCAAGAAGCTTTTCCTGATAGAAATACCTGGAAAAAACCTGTACAATCTTTAAGCGGAGAAATGGTTTACAGACATAAATTTAAGAATGAATCTTTATTAAAATTATATGGTGCTTTTAGCTATACAGATTTCGAATTAATACAAGACGATATTAATTTTGTGGATGGATTTCGTTTCGGACTAAAAAACAGAAACCTTTATTTTAACACTTCCTACAAGAACAAATTTGGTGATAATTGGAGACTCGAAACTGGTATGAGTTTTACAAACGACCATTCTAATATTAAAATTATTGATGATTTAATTACAGATAATGAAAACTCAATGCATTTTAAAGTGAAACTTAAAAAACAGTTTTCCAGTCGATTCAAAATTAGTTTTGGTTCAGAATATTTTATGACCAATTTTAATGAAGATTATACTGCAAATAATAGTAATAAATTCGAATACGGATTTAACAATAACATTTTTGCTTCCTTTGCAGAAACGGATATTTTTTTCTCTAAGAATTTGGCAACTAAAATCGGAATTCGTGCAGAACATTCAGAATTATTAAATGAATTCACCATTTCACCAAGAGTTTCTTTAGCATACAAAGCAGGTAAAAACTCGCAGTTTTCTTTAGCTTATGGTCAGTTTTACCAGAACCCTAAAAATGAATATTTAAAATTCAGTCAAAATTTTAAAGCAGAGAACACATCGCATTTAATTGCCAATTATCAAGCTACAAAACAAGGTCAAATTTTTAGAATTGAAGCCTATTTAAAAGAGTACAAAGATTTGGTAACGTATGATGACAATCGACCAATAATAACAAGTAACTTTAACAATAACGGAAACGGGTATGCAAAAGGCTTCGATGTTTTCTGGAGACAAAACGGCAAAATAAAAAATACAGATTATTGGGTTTCCTATTCTTATCTAGACACAAAAAGAGAGTACAAAAATTACCCAATTGCGGTAAGACCTAGTTTTGCATCTAAACATAACTTGTCTGTGGTTGCAAAACATTGGGTAGCAGATTGGAAAAGTCAAATTGGTTTTAGCTACAATTTTGCTTCCGGCAGAAACTACACAAATCCTAACGAAGCAGGATTCTTAAACAACAAAACAAAAAATTACAACTCGTTAAGTATAAATTGGGCGTATTTAATTGATCAGCAAAAAATCTTATATTTCTCTGTAAACAATGTTTTAGCAACACAAAATGTATTTGGTTACAATTATAAGAACACTGCAGAACCTAATGGCAATTTCAATAGACAAGCAATTACACCAAATGCAGACAGGTTCTTCTTTGTAGGTTTTTTCTGGACAATTAGTGATAATAAAAAAACCAATCAGTTAGATAATCTATAAAATGTCATTGCGAAGAACGAAGCAATCTGTTCATATATCAAAAAAAAACCTTTCTCTTCCTCGCAATGGCATTAAAACAACAATTCAGAAACAAAAAACAACAATTCGGTATGTTTCTTGTTTTAGATAAGCAGAAACATCAGATATTTGAATTATTAATAAAATAACAATCATGAAAAAATTACTTTTAATATTCGCTTTCATTTTTAGTGGAATTCTAACTACAAACGCACAAGAAAAAACATTCGATTTAACGGTAAACATTTCTGGTTTAAAGTCAGATAAAGGAACTTTAATGATTGGTATTTACAATAAAAAAGAACGCTTTTTAAAAAATCAATTTAAAGGTGATATTGTAAAAATTGAAAATAAAAAATCTTTAGTTATTTTTAAAAACTTACCAAAAGGCGAATATGCAGTTTCATTTATTCATGATGAAAATAATAACAAAAAAATGGATACTAATTTCTTTGGAATCCCGAAAGAAGATTACGGTTGCTC from Polaribacter sp. ALD11 includes the following:
- a CDS encoding GyrI-like domain-containing protein, translated to MKTNTEVKQIEKLESAYISHKGKMEVIGSIYNKLVKWAAPKGLMNSKTKMLTIYHDSPKITDPNNIRMSACIVLNNPIKIDGEVNLRTIASTKSIVSRLEITPNEFQQAWEANFVWMVENGYKKSKIDPFEIYYNNAAEHPENKFIVDLCIPIL
- a CDS encoding DUF2141 domain-containing protein; translated protein: MKKLLLIFAFIFSGILTTNAQEKTFDLTVNISGLKSDKGTLMIGIYNKKERFLKNQFKGDIVKIENKKSLVIFKNLPKGEYAVSFIHDENNNKKMDTNFFGIPKEDYGCSNNARGFMGPPKYDDAKFQLSENKTIEIKI
- a CDS encoding GyrI-like domain-containing protein; this encodes MKHEWRKKEKQVYIPKGKPEQIKISEYNFFTISGKGNPNSKHFSEYISVLYSLSYGVKMGLKKNPILEEYYDYTVYPLEGIWDISDEAKKTYKEASKLNKDDLVFTLMIRQPSFVTKKHALDTIKQVKLKKPNPLLSLVKFEKITEGNCIQMLHVGSYDDEARTFKIMEEFAENSNLKRQSKVHREIYLSDFRKVSTEKLKTVLRFKLK
- a CDS encoding TonB-dependent receptor, translated to MKRVLFILLTICQFSLIAQTTISGKVTDSKNTPIFGANVYLDGTYDGTSTNQKGEFSFSTSEKGTQTLVISFISFETYIKTTDVSFFKNLKIKLRDDVNSLDAVVINAGTFEAGEKAKVTVLKPLDIVTTASALGDVMGALQTLPGTSTVDEDGRLFVRGGEAEETQIFIDGIRVFTPYAASAKNIPTRGRFSPFLFKGISFSTGGYSAEYGQALSSVLQLNTIDEPLEEKTDLSFMTLGLGVGNTQIWGNNSLSVNTSYINLAPYQEAFPDRNTWKKPVQSLSGEMVYRHKFKNESLLKLYGAFSYTDFELIQDDINFVDGFRFGLKNRNLYFNTSYKNKFGDNWRLETGMSFTNDHSNIKIIDDLITDNENSMHFKVKLKKQFSSRFKISFGSEYFMTNFNEDYTANNSNKFEYGFNNNIFASFAETDIFFSKNLATKIGIRAEHSELLNEFTISPRVSLAYKAGKNSQFSLAYGQFYQNPKNEYLKFSQNFKAENTSHLIANYQATKQGQIFRIEAYLKEYKDLVTYDDNRPIITSNFNNNGNGYAKGFDVFWRQNGKIKNTDYWVSYSYLDTKREYKNYPIAVRPSFASKHNLSVVAKHWVADWKSQIGFSYNFASGRNYTNPNEAGFLNNKTKNYNSLSINWAYLIDQQKILYFSVNNVLATQNVFGYNYKNTAEPNGNFNRQAITPNADRFFFVGFFWTISDNKKTNQLDNL